In Oreochromis aureus strain Israel breed Guangdong linkage group 6, ZZ_aureus, whole genome shotgun sequence, the genomic window AACCCTTCAAAACAAGCAATACTTGTTCTGTGTCTTCCTGATTATACTGTCATGAACTTGtgcatttaacatgctaactgtaGAGCCTGAAGTGGCGCGCTTGGGTTGGCTTCACTCAGCGGTGCACGGTTGTTTTCAGATTACAAGCTAAAATGAGAGCGCATTAACAGAAAACAGTTCAGAAAAGATCCAAACTAGAGTTCAGACTTTCCACAGGAAAGCTTTACATAAACTAATCAATAAACTAAATTATATTTAGGCTTACTCATGCATAACGTTTTAGCACGGGGAGgtcaataataaaaacaatctcAGTATTTATGCTGGGTGAAACGGTTTCATTCGAGAGCAGGAACAACGAAAGCCTGAATGTGTGTTTTACCTCTACATCCCGTTTTAGCTTTTCCAAAAAGTACTTTTTGTTGTCGTCTCCTATCTGCAGCTTGTGGCCTTCATTCAAGAAGTCGTTGTCTTTGAAAGTGGGGAGCTCTTTAGCCTGAAGAGAAGAGGGGGTGGTGTTATGAAGCTGCAGCaggaaacatgttttatattcaaaccaaacctgtttttaaatgctAATGAAACACTCAGAGGTGCCGGGGCCCACCTACATCATCAGCTGCTGACTTTCAGCGTGCACTGATGTTAACATTCATATTCATACAGTCATGATTAAAACCATGTGACAGAGAAAGTACACAAATTTAAGTCAAATCATGCTGACAGCATCTGCTTACATACAAGTACTTAATTTTAGCAGCAGTTTGACAGGTTTGCTTGTGGGGTGAGCTAAGGGCATCTATTTTTATCCCATCGTGTCAGCAGCCAtcaatgcacagaaataaagccCACCTTCTCCTTGTCGCTGGCTTCCCTTGAGACTGTCGAACCctagaaaagatgaaaaataagaataaaaatagaatgagCAAGACACATCAGAGGAAACATTAGCATATTTCTTGTTTGCACTCAGCTGTCAGTATTAGTAACACAAAGGTGCTTTCTCCTGAGGATACCGGCATGAGAGGAGGTATGTGCCGATAAGCTCATTTAAAGAAGTGAGCTACATCCACAGCGCCTTGTATGAAGTCATCTTCACTACAAACCAAGATTCATCAGGTTTTACCAAAGAGCTGGCTTCACAGCCTCCTGCAGAGAACACTACATTATCATGTCTCTGATCACTGACAAAATAAATATCTTTGCAGACCTAGTTCCATCCTTGGGCAGCAATCAGGGATGCAAATATCGAGGAATCTGTCTGGTTAATAGTTAGAGAAAAGCCAAAAGCAACAGAAATTGgatgttttaaaattacatttatttctaAAGTTTATAAATTATGGccttcaattaaaaaaatactaccttaaaagaaaaattatcAATTGTTTCTTCACCTTTGCAAAGATTGTGATTATtcctttattgttatttttatatattgtattgTACCGCAGACAGTATAAAAGACGAGTAGAAGATGAAGCCAACGTGCCATTTTTAttggccaccagggggcgatactTGGCTCCAAATAGACTTCAGCTTGTGTGGAAGTGCATAGTGAAAAGTCCCAGAGCCTCCTTTCTCTGTGACTTCAGTAAAATCCTTCCTGAGTTTATGGGATTAAGTCTTATTGAGCAGATCATTAATTCCATTTTACTAAGCTATTGTCATTTTAAGAGCCAAAAAAGATTATCTGGGGTATTCTTAATGGCTTTGCTGTTAGTCACAAGTCATTAATCGATGATTGTGCAGTTTCTCAGATGGACCTTTCACTCTCACATCcggtttcaaaacaccaagatggcaACAGCAAGAATTATAAAGACAACTGAACTGCGTTGAAGAGTTTCAGCTCTTTGTCATGGCCTTCATCGTTTAGGGGTGCGCTAATGAACAATGATCGCTGGAATTGATGACAGCGTGATCGCTAATAAGGTCGTGATGCATGAAAACAGCATTATCAGTTAAACATTACGTTTAATCTCCCTTACTTTAGCTTCATCTTGGCATCTCAACAACTTTGGACACaatagttttatatttttatgctGCTTTTATAGTGAGTTGAGAATTTGTCATCTTTTGGGGGAAGATGTTCCTCGCTGTTGGTCTGATTTTAAATGAGATGGGTCTCATGGGCCTGGGTATTTGCAGAGACACTCGTTTATCTCTTTAACCCTGCATGTGTTGGTCAAAGAATCTGCTGCGTGTGGGGAGGGAAAGGCATTTTATACCAGTATAATCACGAGCATGGATCCCCAACAGGAGACTCCTAGCTATATGAAATTGATTGTGgtctgaaaatattttactgcaaaagaaaaaaaacaaaaaacaaaaaactcaggaggtagaggaggtcatctactaatcagaagccTGGTGTTTCGATCTCCACTGCTCccgtctgcatgccaaatatccttgggcaacatACTAACACCCAGCTGCTCTCTGATGGATGGAAATGTCAGAAAATacttaagcatagaaaaaagcttgtatgaatgggtgaatgaggcctttgagtgctcagagtagaaaagcgctttaCAAGAACCGGTCCATTTACCACAAGTGGTTAAATAAACAGATATTGTTAAATAAccctcaagtttaaaaaaaaaaaaaagaaagctaaaTAATGAAACTGAATTTCATAATTGTATGAATGTATGTGAGACTGTAAATGTGGCCTGTAGTGTAAAGCACTATGATGAGACTCGTGTGCATGAGTGGCGTAGCCAGCGTACCCTACCTTCAGGTCGTATTTGCGGTGTACGGTGAGCCGATGGCTGAATACATTCCGGGTCACCACCATGTACGTCTCCACCCCGTCCACCGTTAGCCTGTACATCCCCAGGAACTGAGGGAGCAGCGTGTTGCCATGACACTCCACTATAAACTGGAGATGGCCAGGGGAGGCgagcacagagagaaacaggaagtgtgggGGTGAGGAATCAAATACACGCAGAATACAAGCTGATTAAAAGTGAGCGCAGCTTCGTTTCTGTGTTTAACTTTAAAAGGCAGAGATCACGCTCTCCTGTACTCCAACACTGCTGTTGGGAGGAGAATtattctgctcatttccagcgCCACGCGTGTATTCCTGGACTCTGCTAAGCTAGCTTTGCACAATTCACAGCTCagaataatccttctttatcttACACTTGGCCATGCTGCAGATCCAAGCAATCCGTTTGAGCTCCTCCTACTTCAAGCTTAATTTCCTCCTGATCTGCTGGGGCTGATATGTCCCTAAAATTTTATATTCTCTATGacatcataaaaaaataaatactggtGCCGGAGTCTATAAACACCTGTGCTATCAATTTGAAAGTCCTACATGGCTTCATTCTCAAGTTATTCAGCTCACACACCTGTGTCGACCCCGCCCGCCCTGCAGGGTGACAACAATAATCCATCAGCCTTTTacggctgaggggtaaaaagtGAAGCTGGGTGTTTCACCTAATTTTTTGTGTTATTCTTCTTTTATTCTTCACCACTGAGTCACACCAGATTTTGCTTGACAACAGACTTCAGCCCTGCATGGCTTTAAACTGACGAGCCAATTGTTTTACAACATGTTTGAATTATTGGTTTTTAATCTTCTGTCCGTGCGTATATGACTGTATTTTAGTGGCTTAGCGAGAGCCACCTAAATAATCACAGGGATTACTTGTACAAACGCCGACCTCATTATTTAAAACCTTGACCATTTCTGTAACACTACATGgacagaaaataaattaataacagGTTCTCTTTATCTTTAGATTAGAAATTATTTAACAAACTGATGCTCCTGAATTTTTCTCCTCACACCCGACACGTGAGCACATTTAAATATTAGGATAATGAATCACAATAAAAGTCTGGCTCTGGCGGTTCCTCGCAGCGGTGCCTCTACCTGGTGATATTTCTTTAGGATGTTGTGCATCTCAGCGATGTCCTCACTGGACACTGTTTTGATGACGAAGCGGTGGTCGTAGCTGGACAGGATGCGGTTGCCGAAGCGGCCCTGGGTGTCGCTGTTGAGCGGGGCGCTCCTGGTCAGAGAGTTCTGCCAAACCAAACGCAACAAGGTGGATTAAGCTCCTGTGAGAGCTAATGAACATCTCTGCTTGTGCGTCAGCGTTTGAGGTCTCACCTGGTAGTCTTGGTCATCAATGCAGAACCTCTCCCTCAGGTTTCTGAACACCATGGGGCAATACTCTTTAAACTTAAAGCGACTAGGCAGGTTTTCTCTGGCAGGAGAGACGGAGAGAGTCAACACAATCTAAAACGAGGAATTAAAAATCACTGacttcaacttttttttctcgctgttggatttatttctgcttctttggAATCAGACTAGACAATGAGAAACTGTGAAGTTGTCATTTACAGTACAgcaaagggcaaaaaacaaagaactcaTTCAAATGGATTTAAATGTAAAGATCTCAACAGCATTAGGACAGCATAATTGCCCTGATcacttacaaaaaacaaacaaaaaaatatattttataaagcTAATGTATAATGTGATGCGGTTACTAATGCAGCCACAAATCAAATATTTCTTTATGCTGCACTGCTTGTCCTCGCACTGAAACCACTGTAGAGCCTGATACACTGGAATATGGATCATCACAGTTTACAGCTTATAAGTGAGAAACGAGCTCTCCCGAGTAAATAAAGCACTTTGGAAACTGAAATGAAACTTAACTAGTTCAGATCCTCTCAAACTTTTCCGCTGatgtggaaaaaagaaacaacaaacaacataCTGATTCATTTTAGTTTCACTGAAGGCTCAACCCCGAGCAAAGAAATGGAGCCAATGTGGAAGTGCCAAAAGTTACAGTTCCTCTAAAGAGCCTTCCACATACAATGCACCGCTGCACTCTTACATCTGTTCTTTTCTACTGTTTGCGCCACACAAGAACAGTTTCCTGCTGCGTCGAGCAAAGCGATGGGAAACACTTACATGTGCTGCTGCCAAATTTCCACACAGGTCAACACAGGTTGAACTTTGACTCCAAATTTAAAAGTTAACAAACTTAGGCATGTTTACACCTTGGTATGAAAACCAGTTGTAGCTTCTATGGATAGTTTTCTAACAACTCTGAATACTGTGAGGTTTTGTAACGTATCCACCTGGATGCTGTGGTCTAGGGGTGTCACCACTTTGATAGAAGTAGTTAGAGCCAGTCTCTGTCTGCTGGAGCGAAACTCTGCTACTTTGAGTCAAACTGGACCTtttctgtgtgcgtgtgctgCTGGTAACAACTATCAGGATCAAATTAAGGCTTGCTGTGAGGTACAGACTATCCAATGAGTGAGATCACGGCGTCCgagtccatcttttatacaatCTGTGGCTTGTATATACATTTGTTCAATAAAGCCGTTTtcccattagtacctactcggatCGACTCGGCTCAACTCGTTTTCCATCACATTCTAGTACCACCTAATGTGCATGGGGTCTTTATAGCAACACGGCCAAGTGTCCCGCAATTAGCATACGACACGAAGGCTGCAACAAAGGTGGACATTGAGGCAACGATACACCTGCTGCTCCCTCTGTGGCTTTATGTTAGACTCgggctttgttttttgtagccatttcccTCGTTGTTGGGTTTGATTTTCGCAAACAACACACTCTTATGACTTATTGAGTGACGCCACTGACTAACCAATCGGTGGCATACAGTCTGTTGATGTCACACTTGTGGATCACCTCGGATTGCGTTGAACACCaggtactaaaaaagtacctggtaccaagtacaatcacttaaaaaaaaacctgaaaaccGAGGCGAGCCGACCCGAGTAGgcactaatggaaaaggggctaaAGGTTCCACCTTCAGCTGATCGATCTACAACAATGGATCCAGTCCAGGTGAGGTGTGTCAACACTATGAAGGATACTGGCCGATTACCACCAATGTTTATTCCCTAAAATAAAGACTGCCCCAAACCTGTAGTATAACTTGCATATAATGTAACAAGTGATACTACAAGGATTTTAGGCGTTCAAAGTTTCCGCCTGTTTTAGATCGACTGTAGAAAATTAATTTCATAATAGCATCTGTAAAAGTGCTCAGGCAGCCCTTAAAGGACAAGCATACCTGAGCAAAGAGACCAAACCATCTGCACCTTAATAATGAGTCAAAcgctcaaaaacaaacaaacaaaaacctacACAGAATTCATTAGTGGGGGTGCAAAACACTGCTAAATGTGAGCAACAAAGTGACTCATCTTTGGGGCAGCATTGGCAATATTTtagtgactttttaaaatttcacatTGTTTTGTCCACTCCTGGATACAGGACCGTGGGACACATTTCTCTACCTCAGCCGTGCAGGGGTTAAGAAAACAGTGCAGAGTTTCAGTGTTCCCAGGTTGGTACTTTGCAGTGAGGATGATTTAAAGTGTTCAGATGAGCTTCAACAATAATGTGTCTAAATGCAACCTCGTCCTGCAATAATATCCTCACCGTGGATTCAGATATTGGGCCGTTCGGGGGGCTGCTTTGTAACTCTGAAAGGATTTCATGAATGCAGAAAGTTAAAGCAACAACCTGCACTCTCTGAGCAGTGAGCACACTTGCAGAGTCCTTTTATGAGGAGTCAGTCTACCACAATCAGAAGGTGTTCTGAACCCTGCTGGAGCCTTGACACTTTTGTTTACTTGTGGATTACGGACTGTGCCTAAGCTGTGATGTACCTACTTGTTAAATAGGTGGTTGTCCACTTTGATCTTGCTGTAGGCTTTAAAGTCATCTGGCATCAGCATCACTGGTACAGGCACATTACTTAACTCGTTAATCTGAAAGAGGGAAGTgagaacgagagagagagagaaatgaggaAAGCGCCTGAAGAAGAGTGCAAACAGCTGAACAAACAGACTGCACAATTACTGAGGAATAACACAAACCAAGGGAGCAATATTGGCTTTTGCAATTTTGATCTGAgcacaaacccccccccccccacccaaaaaaaagagcaaaaaaatagACTCCTACACAAAGTACTCAATGAGTAGTGCAGGTTAATTTATAGAACAAAGCCACGACTACCTGTAACACGGCTCAGTATTTCAAAGCCGTTTCAAATCTCTGACAGTGATTAACTCGGGGACCAAAGAACACGCAGGCAGGTTTTCTTGCTGCTGCTGCGCCTCCAGACACTCGGCTCATTTACTGAAACTCATCCAGACCAAAAGCGCAGTGATGAGCTTTGGAAAAAACCTTGCAAATCGCATAAAACAGTTTATAGAGTGATGCAAAGGGACAGTACACAGTCACGGTGCTGCCATTTAGAGGAAATAAGTTCTTCTCATACTGGAAGTATGAACAACACAGTTGGGTATGCACCAATAATCAGCTGATATTGGCTCTGCTGACTGAATATGGGATGTTAGACGCTGAAATTTGTTACCAATTTTGTGCTTCCTTAAAGTTCAAACGCTGTGATCAACGTTTTAAAGGTCGTCTAATTTTAGTGTTTCGTCACAAAGAAAAATTAATATGTTTGGTTACTTagtaactttttttctttttgaacccaTCAAGTGCCAACGTCGCCTGTGTTCAGTTTAGTGGAAGACAATCCTCTTGCTCCTATTTTGAAAGTTCAGCTCACCCCAGCCCTTCTCGCCCACATGATCCCCTCCCCTCCAGTGAATGTCTTGCCAAATGGTTGGACATATTTCAACTCAAACTTCTTGGACTCCAGCTCACATCAATAGTCCTCCTCCTGCTCTGGAGGgcacagtaaacacaaccatgCACCGCTACAACAATCTCACCAAGGCTGCAGAGCACAACTCAGACCACTGCAGTCCAAGATGGGGGAGCTGGAGTTCATCCGCAGGGGAGAGACTCACTGAAGAAGCTAGCACTCATACCGATCAGTAATTTATTTGCAGAGGAAAAACTCACAAAATTGCTCAAAGAGCTGTACATGTATGCCTCCCCACCATAAACTGAATCTATATTTGAgagaatataatataaaatattggTATCAGCTGTAGGTCATACCCCTTTCTGCTATCTGATCACACGCAGAGATTAGCTTCTACTTGCTGATTTCTAATTTAAATAGCACTCTACAGTCTTACTTCAAGCCACCAAAGATAAGTCCAATATTTTCAATTTGACGGAGGTGTTTGCCCATGACGATCAAAGTTTCCAAACCAGATTTTCAACATGCAGAGAATCCAGTTTGACAGCTTCCTCATACCTGAGGGCCTACGTGTGCGCCGAGGTGATGCAAGAAAATCAAGATCAGCTCACGCTGTCTTTTAAAAATCAGTGTCGCGCGTCCATGTCTGTCTTGTTGGGGGATTAATAACATCACACAGGTGATGTCTCACATCacctcacacacagagcaaCAGTAAATCCTGCAGCATCACAGCTCAGGCTCCATTAAAAATGCATACGACTTCTGAGTGGAAGACGAAGGCTTTGATGAGAAGTCTGTTTGATGTCTTGAATCGGCTTCCCGCCCACACCTCAAATCGTCAGGACTTGTGTGctgctcccacacacacacacacacacacacacacacacacacaaagttcacCAGCTGAATAATGGAGATGCTGCAGTGATAGCCATATCATTAGCTGCTCACTTAATTCCATAGCAGTGTGCATTTATTTGCTATTCCAGGCAGGCACAGGCACTTCATGTAAATAGCATGAAGATGGATATTCAGTCTCCCTGTCCGGATCACCAACATGTCCCAGGGATCCTAACCCTTCCTTCTGTTACTACCTGTtagattttgtgttttgttagtCTAATAATAAAGAATTCAATCAAGTATGACTGGAGCACAAATTAACAGGACCCCATTAACAGGACCCCAGGAAGAAATCACAGCTTTGAGCGTCAACCAAGCAACATTTCAGCACCCGGTGTTCCCCAAGTcagcacaatttttttttttaaacttctgtgTCACACCTCAGGGGGTTGTTTTTCCGCGCATCAATCAAGCAAGAGTGCAACCGCCCCTGCACAGCAGGCAGGACTAAACTGCTGGTGCATAGCccactccatccatccatcactggTGTCCAATCTGCCCCTTCACTGAGCTTTTCATAGGCACAGGCAGACTCGTCCAAAAGCGAATGCGATAGATTTTCTGCTCTATTTATAGTGAAATGATGTGATAGAGTAAATTGCAGCGAACTGCAGGCGCGGAGTGCGGTAGCTGCAAATGCAAGTCTCAAGAGCAGGTTTATTTGAACAATAGCAGGCTGCTGTGAGCAGCTGTGTGGAGCTGAAAATCTGTGTAACCTGCTGCTCCGGCTGCCTGTCACACCCCTCCCATCCCACCTCACGCCTGCATGCACTTACAGCAACAAGCTCACGATACAGCAACAAGATACCGAGCACATTTTACGATGGCAGCTCACTgaatgatctctctctctctctaacacacacatgcaaacgcACAACGTATCGCAAATATGcatattttctcaaaagttaaCCGAATAAAATCCCCGCAAAACTCGCGcttcagccacagccacccgcggaggcagcagcggcagcagtcCGCTATTAACTACACGAAAACGGCTGGATTACAGCCCAAGTACAGTGTCACATACTTGGCTGAGTCCACGCATGAAAAAGATCAATTACAGGGCATCAAAACTGGCTTGACAGATGAAGGTAGCTGGCTAAGAAGCTAGCATGCTAGCTAAATCAAAACAGCGGCGTAAACAAACAGCACACGGGCACACTTCACAGGTATTTACCGTATGGTTGACACCCCACATTAAAACGCTGAGTATGGGCTCACTGGCGCGGAATAATTTCACTTTCTGTCCTATAAAATGCTTCTTTTTCGTCTTGGTTTTGCTGGCGCTGATGGGCGCTGCGCTGGTGCAGTTGGATGACATGTCTCCGGCTGGGGATTCAGGGTACGCAAGACGGCGGTCCGGGTCGTTCACACAGCGATAAATAAAAGCTAAGTCTGAAAGTAGAGAGCGTTTTTCCTTTTCGAAGAAATCTATAAGTGCATCGTGCTCGTCGTCCAACTCGCAGCGAGTCTCTGGGCAGGATGACTGTCTGTTTGGGAGTCAGCGGTGGAGCATTTTGCGCCGTCACCACCCTTCCTCCTCCCGAGCAGGCCGCGGCGTATCCACACAGCAGCTAGCCGGCCATCGGGTTACAGCGCGGCCTCGCTCTAAAAACAGCCTGCAGCGGAGAACCGTCGCCGAGGCAGATCCTCTTCTCTCCGCTCAACGCCTGCAACCCAACACTGATGCCGTTTTACTTGGAAGTGAGTAATCCCGTCATGATGAGCGTGTTGTCACCAGCCCAGCGCTGAGATCGGGGTCTCCTCAAGATGGCGTCCGTGCTGCACTTCACAGTCAACAGCGGCCCCAGCAGGCCAACGGAGGAATTGCAGGGATTCCCACAGTGTAGCGCTCCGGGTTGCTGCTCGAGCAGTGGTTctcccatttttttcttcttacgtgccccattttaaaaaagaaaaaagaaaaaaaaagttcatgttAGACTCCAGAATTTTCTTCGTTTTCTTTGATGGCTGTCAAACAACACTAAGGTGTTCTGTAGCCACCTGCTCGGCCAGAGTAATGAAAGGAGACTCCAAAACGCAGACCTCCATGCAGCAAGAACTTGTGCATTTAAATTTACACCCTACCACAATATCCATTTAATTTATagtttctatttctttttcgtcttcttttggctgcttccTTTCATGGTcatcacagcagatcatctccCTCCACCTCACCCTGTCATAGAGGGCATGTTATCCCTAGCAtcccctctgcatgtcctcctttgCTACATCCATGCACCTTCTCTGAGGTCTTCTTATCGCCTGGGAGCTCCATCTTTTGGGGGGGAGCAAGACTGTCCTGTGTTGGTAGTAATTCTAATAAACGTGAGCACAAGACACCTTACAATGAACTGAAACATTAActtgttatttattcctgcttAAAACAGATTATTATAGATTTTGAAATCTTATTTGATTTTCATATGTACTTATTTTCAATTATGTCAACTTTAATAGCAGAAAAATAACGAggcataatatttattttctttttctctgtcttgCCTAACCCTCTCCATCGTGGTCACTCCCAGTGAAAATTTCAGCATCTGCAACTTTGCTATTTCCAGTTCCATCATCACCAAA contains:
- the LOC116320246 gene encoding phosphatidylinositol 5-phosphate 4-kinase type-2 beta: MSSNCTSAAPISASKTKTKKKHFIGQKVKLFRASEPILSVLMWGVNHTINELSNVPVPVMLMPDDFKAYSKIKVDNHLFNKENLPSRFKFKEYCPMVFRNLRERFCIDDQDYQNSLTRSAPLNSDTQGRFGNRILSSYDHRFVIKTVSSEDIAEMHNILKKYHQFIVECHGNTLLPQFLGMYRLTVDGVETYMVVTRNVFSHRLTVHRKYDLKGSTVSREASDKEKAKELPTFKDNDFLNEGHKLQIGDDNKKYFLEKLKRDVEFLATLKIMDYSLLVGIHDVERAEQEEMDVEGTGEDEEYENDGMGGGVLTGSFGTPPDSPGNPLNCGGFFGPGEFDPSVDVYAIKSHDSAVKKEVYFMAIIDILTHYDAKKKAAHAAKTVKHGAGAEISTVNPEQYSKRFYEFMSNILS